The following is a genomic window from Geminicoccus roseus DSM 18922.
TGACTGTGGTGCTGGCCGAAGACCGTGGCACAGAGCCGATTGTCCGGCAGGACGACCCGGCGATCCGCCTGATCGAGTTCCGCCATCGGCAGGAGCGGCTTCAAGCGGCGCGTCCTCGCTTCTCAGGTGGGGAGACCAGCCGGCCGGCCAGGCTGCGCGGATGCGACCCGGTGATCTCCACGGTGACCAGGTCGCCCACCGAGAGATCGGGGCCATCCAGGTGGACGATCTGCAGCCAGGGCGAGCGGCCGACCTTGCTGCCGGGATCCCGGCCGTCGCGCTCGATCAGGACGTCCATCCGCACACCCACGCTGTTCTCGTCGAACGAACGCCGCTGCCGCTCCAGGAGTTCCTGGAGAGCGGCCAGTCTTTCGGCTTTCACCGACTCCTTGACCTGCTTCTTCATCAGGCTGGCCGGGGTGCCCGGGCGCGGGCTGTACTTGAACGAGAAGGCCTGGGCGAAGCGGACCTGCTCGACCAGCCGCAGCGTCGCCTCGAAGTCCTGGTCGGTCTCGCCGGGGAAGCCCACGATGAAGTCGGACGACAGCGCCAGGTCCGGCCGCGCTTCCCGGAGCCGGTCGACGATCCGCAGATAGTCCTCGGCGCGATGCTTGCGGTTCATGGCGGCCAGAATCGTGTCGGAGCCCGACTGCACCGGCAGGTGCAGGAACGGCATGAGCTGCGGCACGTCGCGATGGGCGGCGATCAGCTCGTCGTCGACATCGCGGGGGTGGGAGGTGGTGTAGCGGATCCGCGCCAGCCCCTCGATCTCGGCCAGCGAGCGGATCAGCCGGCCCAGGCCCCAGGTCCCGCCGTCCGCGGCCTGGCCGTGGAAGGCGTTGACGTTCTGGCCGAGCAGGGTGATCTCGCAGGCGCCCTGGTCGGCCAGCTGGCGGGCCTCCGCCAGGATTGCGGCCACCGGGCGCGAGGTCTCCGCGCCGCGGGTGTAGGGGACCACGCAGAAGGTGCAGAACTTGTCGCAGCCTTCCTGCACGGTGAGGAAGGCCGACGGACCGGACGGTGTCGAGACTGCCGGCAGCTCGTCGAACTTGCTTTCCACGGGAAAGTCGGTGTCGACGATGCCGCTGGCGACGCGGCCGCGCTGGGCGAGCATCTCCGGCAGGCGGTGATAGGCCTGCGGTCCGACCACCACGTCGATGAACGGGGCGCGCTGCAGCATCGCCTCGCCCTCGGCCTGGGCGACGCAGCCGGCCACGGCGATGGTGAGATCGCTGCCGCCGGCACGTCGCTGGTCACGCAGGAGGCGCATCCGGCCGAGCTCGGAATAGACCTTCTCGGCGGCCTTTTCACGGATGTGACACGTGTTGAGGACGACGAGGTCCGCGTCCTCGATCTGGTCGGTGGCGGCATACCCATGGGCTGAAAGCGCTCCGGCCATGCGCTCGGAGTCGTAGACGTTCATCTGACAGCCATAGGTCTTGATGAAGAGCTTTTTCGTCACCCGCCAACCAGGGATGGTTCCAATGCGGCGAGTTATTCCCAGCGCCGCCTGAGCCGTCAAGTTACGCTTCGTTCCCAAAGGGACTTCGGCGCTTCCCGAGGAAGCGCCGTCGCACGCTCCGGGAACGACCGGACCGGTTCAGCCGGCCCGGCGGCCACGCGCACGCGGCTTGGTGCCGAGACCGATCTTCTTCGCCAGCGAGGAGCGCTGCTCCGCAT
Proteins encoded in this region:
- the miaB gene encoding tRNA (N6-isopentenyl adenosine(37)-C2)-methylthiotransferase MiaB, which gives rise to MTKKLFIKTYGCQMNVYDSERMAGALSAHGYAATDQIEDADLVVLNTCHIREKAAEKVYSELGRMRLLRDQRRAGGSDLTIAVAGCVAQAEGEAMLQRAPFIDVVVGPQAYHRLPEMLAQRGRVASGIVDTDFPVESKFDELPAVSTPSGPSAFLTVQEGCDKFCTFCVVPYTRGAETSRPVAAILAEARQLADQGACEITLLGQNVNAFHGQAADGGTWGLGRLIRSLAEIEGLARIRYTTSHPRDVDDELIAAHRDVPQLMPFLHLPVQSGSDTILAAMNRKHRAEDYLRIVDRLREARPDLALSSDFIVGFPGETDQDFEATLRLVEQVRFAQAFSFKYSPRPGTPASLMKKQVKESVKAERLAALQELLERQRRSFDENSVGVRMDVLIERDGRDPGSKVGRSPWLQIVHLDGPDLSVGDLVTVEITGSHPRSLAGRLVSPPEKRGRAA